The following coding sequences are from one Halorubrum sp. BOL3-1 window:
- a CDS encoding glycosyltransferase family 4 protein, with product MKSSNLSVTLLNAYDSGGAGTATKRIYRGLQEVGINANMLVDHKEGDDSQIYGPESTLRKAYSMARPFIDRLPLRAYGGSEGVFSPNWLPEDVGKRIDKLDPDVIHLNWVGGGFLTPSTIASFDRPVVWRFPDMWPMTGGCHYARSCERYKDSCGTCPELGSSRSWDLSRFTMARKSRAFSDTDITVVAPSTWLAECANESSLFRDNRIEVIPNGLDTDVYYPWDDEVSRSVFGFNEEETIVLFGSVNATSDPRKGFDLLDSALNHIQSENLRLVIFGSSEPANPPDLNYPTTYTGYLHDHQSLAFLYSSADVMVVPSRYEGFGQTVSESMACGTPVVAFDATGPSDTIDHRKNGYLAEPYIPEDLAEGINWILEDQQRRKNLSKQAREKAKEEFSLEVAANRYKSIYESII from the coding sequence ATGAAGAGTTCTAACCTCTCTGTTACTCTACTCAACGCTTACGATTCTGGTGGCGCTGGAACAGCCACAAAGAGAATTTATCGAGGACTTCAGGAGGTCGGAATCAATGCGAATATGCTTGTTGACCACAAGGAGGGAGATGATTCTCAGATATATGGGCCAGAAAGCACTCTCAGAAAAGCGTATTCAATGGCTCGCCCATTCATTGATCGCCTTCCACTCAGAGCGTATGGCGGTTCTGAGGGTGTGTTTTCGCCGAACTGGCTCCCTGAAGACGTTGGAAAACGAATTGACAAGCTTGATCCAGATGTAATTCATCTCAATTGGGTAGGTGGAGGATTTCTTACACCAAGCACAATTGCTTCATTTGATCGCCCAGTTGTCTGGCGATTTCCAGATATGTGGCCTATGACTGGAGGGTGTCACTATGCAAGGAGCTGTGAGAGGTATAAAGATTCTTGCGGAACCTGTCCAGAACTGGGGAGTTCACGATCATGGGATCTATCTCGTTTTACGATGGCTCGCAAAAGCCGTGCGTTTTCTGATACAGATATTACCGTGGTCGCTCCAAGCACTTGGCTAGCGGAGTGCGCAAATGAAAGTTCCCTATTTCGAGATAATCGTATTGAAGTGATCCCGAATGGACTAGACACTGATGTGTATTACCCTTGGGATGATGAAGTTTCGCGTTCTGTATTTGGATTTAATGAGGAAGAGACGATCGTTCTGTTTGGGTCAGTCAATGCAACATCTGATCCCAGAAAAGGATTTGACCTGCTTGACAGTGCATTAAATCATATCCAGTCTGAAAACCTGAGACTCGTTATTTTTGGCTCATCTGAACCCGCAAATCCGCCTGACCTCAATTATCCAACAACATATACTGGATATCTCCATGATCATCAAAGCCTTGCTTTCTTATATTCTTCCGCAGATGTGATGGTAGTTCCCTCCCGATATGAAGGATTTGGGCAGACTGTTTCAGAGTCAATGGCATGTGGCACACCAGTAGTAGCTTTTGACGCTACTGGACCGAGTGATACAATCGATCATCGAAAAAACGGATACTTGGCGGAACCGTACATTCCTGAAGACCTCGCAGAGGGCATAAACTGGATATTAGAGGACCAACAGCGACGAAAAAATCTATCAAAACAGGCACGTGAAAAGGCCAAGGAGGAATTCTCACTTGAGGTTGCTGCTAATAGATATAAAAGCATCTATGAGTCTATTATTTAA